One window of Candidatus Nanosynbacter sp. HMT-352 genomic DNA carries:
- the atpG gene encoding ATP synthase F1 subunit gamma: MPSTRALKNRIRSVDSTKQITKAMQLVAASKMRRAQEADKASAPYTMAAEELLSYLASQGATDNHPLFVRRKINKRLIIVVASDKGLAGAYNTNVLKKYLELLKRDDERGIENLTLTIGRRASQFATRLKDTKIIGTYEDLPDQPSGLTFHTILNTAVNMFENGEVDAVTLVYTRFVNSMVQTAELDRLLPAGTKILVDPSEVSDTISDAKYEPSIPEVLDAVAYRLVGARLLQALLDARASEHSMRMMAMKNATDNASDLVDDLTLAMNKARQGAITQELAEISGGVEAMEQ; encoded by the coding sequence ATGCCGAGCACTCGCGCGCTGAAAAATCGCATTCGTTCGGTGGACTCGACTAAGCAGATCACCAAGGCTATGCAGTTGGTGGCGGCTAGTAAAATGCGTCGCGCTCAAGAGGCGGACAAAGCTTCTGCGCCGTACACAATGGCGGCGGAAGAATTGCTGTCTTATTTGGCTAGCCAAGGCGCAACCGACAATCATCCGCTGTTCGTTAGGCGAAAGATAAATAAGCGATTGATTATCGTGGTGGCCAGCGACAAGGGTCTGGCTGGCGCATACAACACCAACGTTTTGAAGAAATATTTGGAGCTGTTAAAGCGTGATGACGAACGCGGAATTGAGAACTTGACTTTGACGATTGGTCGGCGAGCTTCGCAATTCGCAACGCGTCTTAAAGATACGAAAATCATCGGTACGTATGAAGATCTGCCAGATCAGCCGTCTGGATTGACGTTTCATACGATTTTGAATACGGCAGTAAATATGTTTGAAAATGGCGAAGTTGACGCCGTTACGCTTGTCTATACGCGTTTTGTGAATAGTATGGTTCAGACCGCTGAATTGGATAGATTATTGCCAGCAGGAACGAAAATCTTGGTTGATCCGAGTGAGGTTTCTGACACGATTTCTGACGCCAAATATGAGCCGAGCATTCCAGAAGTTTTGGACGCGGTGGCGTATCGTTTGGTTGGTGCGCGACTGTTGCAGGCGTTACTTGACGCTCGAGCCAGTGAACATTCTATGCGTATGATGGCGATGAAGAATGCTACGGATAATGCCAGCGATTTGGTTGACGATTTGACGCTAGCTATGAATAAAGCTCGTCAAGGGGCGATTACTCAGGAACTTGCTGAAATTTCTGGTGGCGTGGAGGCGATGGAACAATGA
- the atpD gene encoding F0F1 ATP synthase subunit beta yields the protein MSKNLGKIIQIVGVVVDVEFPRDVELPAIYDALHVKNGNENLVLEVAQHLDEHTVRAIALSSTDGLSRGAEVVATGAPISVPVGAETQGRMFNVVGEAIDEKPQPKGKTAPIHRPAPALSEQSNKTEILETGIKVVDLIAPLAKGGKAGLFAGAGVGKTVLITELINNIAKFHSGNSVFAGVGERTREGNDLYYEMEEAGVLDKTSLVFGQMNEPPGARLRVALSGLAMAEAFRDEGKDVLLFIDNIYRYTQAGAEVSALLGRLPSAVGYQPNLQQEMGALQERITSTKKGSITSVQAVYVPADDLTDPAPATTFAHLDATIVMNRALTEIGIYPAVDVLDSSSNSLDPEIVGEEHYRVAREVQRILQQYKELQDIIAILGMEELSDDQKQIVARARRIQRFLAQPFHVAEKFTGNPGVYVKLEDTIRDASDILAGKYDDKPENWFYMVQGTLADQVARDAEAESAEAKKHSEKKAK from the coding sequence ATGAGTAAAAATCTAGGTAAAATTATTCAGATTGTTGGCGTGGTCGTTGACGTGGAGTTTCCGCGAGACGTTGAACTTCCAGCGATTTACGATGCGTTGCACGTTAAAAACGGCAATGAGAATTTGGTGCTGGAGGTTGCTCAGCATTTGGACGAGCATACCGTTCGAGCAATTGCCCTGTCTTCGACAGATGGATTGAGTCGTGGCGCAGAAGTTGTTGCGACTGGTGCTCCAATTTCCGTTCCAGTCGGCGCGGAAACTCAAGGACGAATGTTCAATGTCGTCGGTGAAGCGATTGACGAAAAACCGCAACCAAAGGGCAAAACCGCTCCAATTCACCGCCCCGCTCCAGCGCTTTCTGAGCAGTCAAATAAGACTGAAATCTTGGAAACTGGCATTAAGGTTGTTGACTTGATTGCGCCACTTGCTAAGGGTGGAAAAGCTGGCTTGTTTGCTGGTGCTGGTGTTGGTAAAACTGTTCTTATCACTGAGTTGATTAACAATATTGCTAAGTTCCACTCTGGAAACTCTGTTTTTGCTGGTGTTGGTGAGCGAACGCGTGAAGGTAACGACCTTTACTATGAAATGGAAGAAGCTGGCGTTTTGGACAAGACTTCGCTGGTCTTCGGGCAAATGAACGAGCCACCTGGAGCACGTTTGCGCGTGGCATTGTCGGGTCTGGCGATGGCTGAGGCTTTCCGTGACGAAGGTAAGGACGTCTTGCTATTTATCGACAATATTTATCGTTATACTCAGGCTGGTGCCGAGGTGTCAGCATTGCTTGGTCGTTTGCCAAGTGCGGTTGGTTATCAGCCAAACCTCCAGCAGGAAATGGGCGCCTTGCAAGAGCGAATTACCTCAACAAAGAAAGGCTCGATTACCTCTGTTCAGGCTGTCTACGTGCCAGCTGACGACTTGACCGACCCAGCTCCTGCGACGACCTTTGCTCACCTTGACGCTACAATTGTGATGAACCGTGCATTGACGGAAATCGGTATTTATCCAGCGGTTGACGTTTTGGACTCCAGCTCAAACTCGCTTGATCCAGAAATTGTCGGCGAAGAGCATTACCGCGTAGCGCGCGAGGTTCAGCGAATTTTGCAGCAATACAAAGAGCTTCAGGATATCATCGCTATTCTGGGTATGGAAGAATTGTCAGATGATCAGAAGCAGATTGTTGCTCGCGCTCGTCGTATTCAGAGGTTCTTGGCGCAGCCGTTCCATGTGGCTGAGAAGTTTACCGGAAATCCAGGTGTTTACGTTAAATTGGAAGATACCATTCGCGACGCTTCCGATATTTTGGCTGGTAAATACGATGATAAGCCTGAAAACTGGTTCTATATGGTTCAGGGTACGCTGGCTGACCAAGTCGCTCGCGACGCTGAAGCTGAATCTGCCGAGGCTAAAAAACATTCTGAAAAGAAAGCTAAATAG
- the atpC gene encoding ATP synthase F1 subunit epsilon, which produces MKLSLVTLVGTKVDEEVYSVSIPTTDGEISVFPSHEPLVTIARDGVITVRRHKEDSDNQLEYFAISGGVVKIDYSSVQILVDEADHGDDIIEAETQKALERAIKARDEAGDQVEREKAKQLIDRHMVRLKVADLHRRKRRH; this is translated from the coding sequence ATGAAATTGTCATTAGTCACACTTGTCGGTACGAAGGTTGACGAAGAAGTTTATTCGGTGTCAATTCCGACTACTGATGGCGAAATTTCCGTTTTCCCAAGCCATGAGCCGCTAGTGACGATTGCTCGGGACGGCGTGATTACCGTGCGTCGACATAAAGAAGATTCCGATAATCAGTTGGAATATTTCGCAATCTCTGGTGGCGTGGTAAAAATTGATTATTCGTCGGTGCAAATTCTGGTTGATGAAGCTGATCACGGCGATGACATCATCGAGGCAGAAACGCAGAAGGCTCTGGAGCGTGCTATTAAGGCGCGTGATGAAGCTGGCGATCAAGTTGAGCGCGAGAAAGCCAAACAGCTTATCGATCGTCATATGGTGCGATTGAAGGTTGCCGATCTTCATAGGCGTAAGCGACGACACTAG
- a CDS encoding tRNA dihydrouridine synthase has translation MTSFWNDLPQPFFILAPMEAVTDVVFRHVVKQAGAPDIFFTEFANATGWVHAGDKAIAGRLIKTDDEQPLIAQIWGGEPGDMETFAKHCAELGFNGIDINMGCPAKSAIKSGGAALIRRPDIAIAAIDAAKKSGLPVSVKTRLGYTYVDEWREWLTTILKQDIVNLTIHLRTKKEMSKVAAHYELIDEIVKLRDEIAPQTLLTINGDIRDREHGLEIARKHPGVNGIMIGRGVFSDPFCFRESKTDADNHKEELLTLLNYHLDLFDSYQQTLGRPFETLKRFFKIYIRDFDGAKELREKLMHTTTTDEVRSILAHNDHPHYTY, from the coding sequence ATGACATCGTTTTGGAATGATTTACCGCAGCCATTTTTCATATTGGCACCAATGGAAGCCGTCACCGACGTCGTGTTTCGTCATGTTGTGAAACAGGCTGGCGCGCCAGATATATTTTTCACCGAGTTCGCAAATGCTACCGGCTGGGTTCACGCTGGCGATAAAGCCATAGCTGGGCGATTAATCAAAACTGACGATGAGCAGCCGCTCATTGCGCAAATTTGGGGTGGCGAGCCAGGAGATATGGAAACTTTCGCTAAGCACTGCGCAGAACTTGGTTTTAACGGAATTGATATCAATATGGGTTGTCCCGCCAAGTCTGCAATTAAAAGCGGTGGCGCGGCTCTGATTCGTCGACCCGACATAGCGATAGCCGCAATTGATGCCGCCAAAAAATCTGGATTGCCTGTTAGCGTAAAAACTCGGCTGGGCTATACTTACGTTGATGAATGGCGAGAGTGGCTGACGACAATTCTCAAGCAAGACATCGTGAATTTGACAATTCATCTGCGCACAAAAAAAGAGATGAGTAAGGTTGCGGCGCATTATGAATTGATTGACGAGATTGTTAAACTGCGCGATGAAATTGCCCCACAAACTCTTTTGACTATCAACGGCGACATTCGCGACAGAGAACATGGGCTGGAAATTGCCAGAAAGCATCCTGGCGTAAATGGAATTATGATCGGGCGAGGCGTTTTCAGTGATCCGTTTTGCTTCCGCGAATCGAAAACTGACGCAGATAATCATAAAGAAGAATTGTTGACGCTTCTTAATTATCACTTGGATTTGTTTGATTCTTACCAGCAGACTTTAGGGCGACCTTTTGAAACCCTAAAACGTTTTTTCAAGATTTATATTCGCGATTTTGACGGCGCAAAGGAACTTCGAGAGAAATTGATGCACACCACGACGACCGACGAGGTGCGATCAATACTTGCACACAACGATCATCCACATTATACTTATTGA
- the atpA gene encoding F0F1 ATP synthase subunit alpha, with amino-acid sequence MSKIDVTELAKSLREKIAQLEATEGLEDAGVVIRVGDGVAWVHGLSSAGYSEVLEIETDGGTVEAFALNLMEDEIGAVILGGEDKVKAGASVRRKGSVLDVPVGEELLGRVVDPLGRPLDDGPAIKTKKRGLIERPAIGVMGRKSVHEPLMTGIMSIDAMFPIGRGQRELIIGDRQTGKTAIAIDTMINQARQKTGVVNVYVAIGQKLSKIARLVDRLKEEGVMDQTIIVATSPSDAASLLYLAPYAGTAMGEYFRDNGGHALMIYDDLTKHAVAYRQMSLLLRRPPGREAYPGDVFYLHSRLLERSAKLSDKLGAGSLTALPIIETQAGDISAYIPTNVISITDGQIFLETDLFYQGIRPAISAGLSVSRVGGAAQTKAVKSVGGNLKLGLSQFRELASFAQFGSDLDDATKAQIDRGQRLTELLKQPQYQPMSVWEQFVSIHAVTGGMFDDVPVSKIKDAQSALLTYLWKNSKDAMRELNKGDKPSDEQLKLIDEATKEIAKGFEE; translated from the coding sequence ATGAGCAAGATTGATGTGACAGAATTAGCCAAAAGCCTGCGGGAAAAAATCGCGCAGCTGGAGGCGACAGAAGGTTTGGAAGATGCTGGCGTGGTTATTCGCGTTGGTGACGGCGTGGCTTGGGTGCATGGCTTAAGTAGTGCTGGCTATAGCGAAGTGCTGGAAATTGAAACTGACGGCGGCACGGTTGAAGCGTTTGCTTTGAACTTGATGGAAGATGAAATTGGTGCGGTGATTCTTGGCGGCGAAGATAAGGTTAAGGCTGGCGCCAGCGTTCGCCGTAAGGGTTCGGTGCTAGACGTTCCTGTCGGTGAAGAGCTGTTGGGGCGAGTGGTTGACCCGCTAGGTCGGCCTCTTGACGACGGTCCAGCGATTAAGACGAAGAAACGTGGTTTAATTGAGCGTCCCGCTATTGGTGTGATGGGTCGTAAATCGGTTCACGAACCTCTGATGACCGGTATCATGTCAATTGATGCGATGTTCCCAATCGGTCGTGGTCAGCGTGAGCTTATTATCGGTGACCGTCAAACTGGTAAGACGGCAATTGCTATTGATACGATGATCAACCAGGCTCGTCAAAAGACTGGCGTGGTGAACGTTTATGTGGCGATTGGTCAGAAATTGTCGAAGATTGCTCGATTGGTCGACCGATTGAAAGAAGAAGGCGTGATGGACCAGACGATTATCGTTGCGACCAGCCCGTCCGATGCGGCCTCCCTGCTTTACTTGGCGCCTTACGCCGGTACCGCCATGGGAGAATATTTCCGCGATAACGGCGGTCACGCATTGATGATTTATGACGATTTGACAAAGCACGCGGTGGCTTATCGACAAATGTCGCTATTGTTGCGCCGTCCACCAGGACGCGAAGCTTATCCAGGTGACGTCTTCTATTTGCACTCACGATTATTGGAGCGCTCGGCTAAATTGTCAGATAAACTTGGCGCGGGAAGCTTGACGGCTCTGCCAATTATTGAAACGCAAGCTGGCGACATTTCCGCTTACATTCCGACCAACGTGATTTCTATTACCGACGGTCAGATTTTCCTGGAAACCGACTTGTTCTATCAAGGCATTCGCCCAGCCATCTCAGCCGGTCTATCAGTTTCTCGTGTTGGTGGCGCAGCTCAGACGAAAGCCGTTAAATCTGTCGGCGGAAACTTGAAACTTGGTCTTTCTCAGTTCCGCGAATTGGCGTCATTTGCTCAATTCGGCTCAGATCTTGACGACGCAACAAAGGCTCAAATTGACCGCGGTCAGCGACTCACTGAACTTTTGAAGCAGCCACAATATCAACCAATGAGCGTTTGGGAGCAATTTGTCAGCATTCACGCGGTGACTGGCGGCATGTTTGACGATGTTCCAGTTTCTAAGATTAAGGATGCGCAGTCTGCCCTATTGACTTATCTCTGGAAAAATTCTAAAGATGCTATGCGCGAGCTAAACAAGGGCGATAAGCCTTCGGATGAGCAATTGAAATTGATTGACGAAGCTACAAAAGAAATAGCGAAAGGATTTGAGGAGTAA
- a CDS encoding ATP-dependent helicase, producing MDFNTRYAKLNDNQRQAVNYIHGSLLVIAGPGTGKTELLSMRTAQILRQTDTLPNSILCLTFTESGATNMRQRLRQIIGEDAYKIAIHTFHSFGTEIINQHREYFFRGADAQPVDELTQYQIISGILEGLDWRNPLSAKNNGEFVYIKDLIRIISEFKQSGLTPSELRAIIEDNQSTIAEIEPDIQQVFSAKISKKTIEMFAPIAEKIANLAAKNPDEKNSKLPASITPYANVLALSIVHATQEAIDENSTKPLTAWKNKWCEKNANGEFVLKDFTAAEKLSAAIDVYEKYVNILSERSLFDYDDMILSVIQACESHPELRANLQEQFQFIMVDEFQDTNLAQLRLLFNLTSENDDDPNIMAVGDDDQAIFSFQGADVGNIQRFRQHYHDPKIIVLTDNYRSAENILSSARDVITQGADRLENTIDGLSKQLTAHANSEGSKVEIQEFSSVGEERAGIAKQIAELIKNGEKPENITIIARHHKELIEILPHLYKENLFVNYERHDDILEQDIIQILDKLARTVVAISQNNLDVANSLLPEITAHPAFGFSALDIWKLSLQAYKNRQLWLESMLANSVFKEFAEWLLERAKDVSNLPLEEQLDNLLGLTNDESGDLQVNSLANFYFSPEKLDKNPEAYLTILESLRTLRQKLRDRITDKNPTLEDFLEFIDLHISTKTRLTQIRTHASSLSGAINLMTAHKSKGLEFPHVFVIGAIDSAWGEKVRSRSRAIRYPANLQLQPAGATYDERLRLFFVAMTRAKTTLTMTYSQTNDSGSDTIIASFLTNCTPTVIPTSDDPAEQIELAETDWTTRLTSPIVPELKDLLAPALETYKLSATHLNNFLDVSRGGPQNFLLNNLLHFPSAKNSAAAYGTAIHSSLQQAHCSFSADHQLPSTEQILQFFQKSLESQHLPTDDFQLYLDKGKSALTAFLNAKSSDFHDTDLAELDFSNQGVIIDNARLTGKLDVVDIDKQNKTIFVTDYKTGKPAHSWKGSADYEKIKLHKYRQQLMFYQLLVEHSRDYSNFTFTGGRLQFVEPDMKTGDILNLEDTFSREELTEFTQLIEIIWQKITTLDLPDISGYSADYKGMLQFEKDLLAGEI from the coding sequence ATGGATTTCAATACTCGTTACGCTAAATTAAACGATAATCAACGACAAGCAGTCAACTACATTCACGGATCACTTCTGGTAATTGCTGGGCCGGGAACGGGGAAAACCGAGCTTCTGAGTATGCGTACCGCCCAAATCCTAAGACAAACCGACACTTTGCCGAACAGCATTTTATGTCTAACGTTTACCGAAAGTGGCGCCACAAATATGCGCCAACGACTCCGCCAGATTATCGGTGAGGACGCGTATAAAATTGCGATTCACACATTTCACAGCTTCGGCACAGAAATCATCAATCAGCACCGCGAGTATTTTTTCCGTGGCGCCGACGCTCAGCCAGTTGACGAATTGACGCAATATCAAATTATTTCTGGAATACTCGAAGGACTTGATTGGCGGAATCCATTAAGCGCGAAAAATAACGGGGAATTCGTTTATATTAAAGACCTCATTCGCATTATTTCCGAGTTCAAGCAAAGCGGCTTAACGCCGTCAGAATTACGGGCAATTATTGAGGACAATCAAAGCACAATCGCCGAAATTGAGCCAGATATTCAGCAAGTATTTTCCGCCAAAATATCGAAAAAGACGATTGAAATGTTTGCGCCGATAGCTGAGAAAATTGCCAATTTAGCCGCCAAAAATCCTGACGAGAAAAACTCAAAATTGCCAGCCTCAATCACGCCATACGCCAACGTTTTGGCGCTGAGCATCGTGCATGCCACTCAAGAAGCAATTGACGAAAACTCAACCAAGCCGCTGACTGCCTGGAAAAATAAATGGTGCGAAAAAAATGCCAATGGCGAATTTGTCCTGAAAGATTTTACCGCTGCAGAAAAATTATCCGCCGCAATTGACGTTTACGAAAAATATGTAAATATTTTATCCGAGCGCTCGTTATTTGACTACGACGATATGATTTTATCCGTTATTCAAGCCTGCGAATCTCACCCAGAACTGCGCGCAAACCTTCAGGAGCAATTCCAATTCATCATGGTCGACGAATTCCAGGACACGAACTTAGCGCAATTACGATTATTGTTTAATTTGACCAGCGAGAACGACGACGATCCAAACATCATGGCGGTCGGCGATGACGACCAAGCAATCTTCAGCTTCCAAGGCGCAGACGTAGGCAACATCCAGCGCTTCCGCCAACATTATCACGACCCAAAAATTATTGTTTTGACCGACAATTATCGTTCCGCCGAAAATATTTTGTCATCGGCGCGGGACGTCATCACCCAAGGCGCGGATCGATTGGAAAACACAATTGACGGGCTATCAAAACAATTGACCGCACACGCAAATAGCGAAGGCTCAAAAGTCGAAATCCAAGAGTTCTCATCTGTTGGCGAAGAGCGAGCGGGAATTGCCAAACAAATTGCCGAGCTGATAAAAAATGGCGAGAAACCAGAAAACATCACGATTATTGCGCGCCACCATAAGGAACTCATTGAGATTCTTCCGCATCTTTATAAGGAAAATCTTTTTGTCAATTACGAGCGTCACGACGACATTCTGGAGCAAGACATAATCCAGATTCTGGACAAATTAGCGCGAACTGTCGTGGCGATTAGCCAGAATAATTTGGACGTTGCCAATAGTCTACTACCGGAAATTACGGCTCATCCAGCGTTTGGATTTTCTGCACTGGACATCTGGAAATTGAGCCTTCAAGCTTACAAAAATCGGCAATTGTGGCTGGAAAGTATGCTGGCGAACAGCGTATTCAAGGAATTTGCGGAGTGGCTTTTGGAGCGCGCTAAGGATGTGTCGAATCTGCCGCTGGAAGAGCAATTGGACAATTTATTAGGCTTAACTAACGATGAAAGCGGCGATCTTCAGGTCAATTCTCTTGCCAATTTCTATTTCTCGCCAGAAAAGCTAGATAAAAACCCAGAAGCATATCTGACGATTCTGGAAAGTTTGCGTACTTTACGCCAAAAACTTCGCGATCGAATCACCGATAAAAATCCGACTCTGGAAGACTTTTTGGAGTTTATTGACCTGCACATTTCGACAAAAACTCGCTTAACACAAATTCGCACGCACGCAAGTTCACTCAGCGGTGCCATAAACTTAATGACCGCACACAAATCCAAAGGCTTGGAATTTCCGCACGTTTTTGTGATTGGGGCAATTGACAGCGCTTGGGGCGAGAAGGTTCGTTCGCGCAGCCGAGCTATCCGATATCCCGCAAACCTCCAACTTCAACCAGCGGGTGCCACTTACGACGAGCGACTTCGGCTGTTTTTCGTGGCGATGACTCGCGCCAAAACCACATTAACCATGACCTATTCCCAAACCAACGATTCTGGTAGCGACACGATAATCGCCAGTTTCTTGACAAATTGCACACCAACCGTCATTCCGACCAGCGATGATCCAGCCGAACAAATTGAACTCGCTGAAACCGACTGGACGACGCGGCTAACTTCGCCGATTGTTCCAGAATTAAAGGATTTATTGGCGCCAGCGCTGGAAACATACAAACTTTCCGCGACACATTTGAACAACTTCCTCGACGTTTCACGTGGCGGGCCGCAGAATTTCTTATTGAACAATTTGCTGCATTTTCCATCCGCCAAAAATTCCGCCGCAGCTTACGGAACTGCGATTCACAGCAGCCTCCAGCAAGCACATTGCTCGTTCAGCGCCGATCACCAATTGCCAAGCACCGAACAAATCCTCCAATTCTTCCAAAAATCCCTCGAGAGCCAACATTTGCCGACGGACGATTTTCAATTGTACTTGGACAAAGGGAAGTCGGCTTTGACCGCGTTCTTAAACGCCAAATCTTCAGATTTTCACGACACAGACTTGGCGGAATTAGACTTTTCAAACCAAGGCGTAATTATCGATAACGCCAGATTGACCGGTAAACTTGACGTCGTCGACATCGACAAGCAAAATAAAACCATCTTCGTAACGGATTATAAAACTGGCAAACCGGCGCATTCCTGGAAAGGTTCGGCTGATTACGAGAAAATCAAACTTCATAAATATCGTCAGCAATTGATGTTCTATCAGCTGCTGGTCGAGCATTCACGCGATTATAGCAATTTCACGTTTACTGGCGGGCGACTACAATTTGTCGAGCCAGACATGAAGACCGGCGATATCCTCAACCTGGAAGATACATTCTCCAGAGAAGAGCTGACTGAATTTACGCAACTAATTGAGATTATTTGGCAGAAAATAACCACTTTAGATCTGCCGGATATTTCTGGCTATTCGGCGGATTATAAGGGAATGTTGCAATTCGAAAAAGACTTGCTGGCGGGCGAAATATAA